The proteins below are encoded in one region of Streptomyces ficellus:
- the sucB gene encoding 2-oxoglutarate dehydrogenase, E2 component, dihydrolipoamide succinyltransferase has product MSVSVTLPALGESVTEGTVTRWLKAEGERVEADEPLLEVSTDKVDTEIPAPASGVLASIKVAEDETVEVGAELAVIDDGSGAPAAEAAPAAEAAPAPAQEAPAQEAPQAAPSTEAEAPAPAPTAEAAAGGGSAEGTDVVLPALGESVTEGTVTRWLKEVGEEVAEDEPLLEVSTDKVDTEIPAPAAGVLLEIVVGEDETAEVGAKLAVIGAKGAAPAAAPAQEAPKQEAPAQEAPKQEAPQQEAPAPAPAPAQPAPAAPAPQAAPATPAPAPAAAQPAEDGAYVTPLVRKLAAENGVDLASVKGTGVGGRIRKQDVVAAAEAAKAAAAAPAPAAAAPAAAKAPALETSPLRGQTVKMTRMRKVIGDNMMKALHSQAQLTSVVEVDITKLMKLRGRAKDAFAAREGVKLSPMPFFVKAAAQALKAHPVINARINEDEGTITYFDSENIGIAVDSEKGLMTPVIKNAGDLNIAGISKATAELAGKVRGNKITPDELSGATFTISNTGSRGALFDTVIVPPNQVAILGIGATVKRPVVINHPDLGETIAVRDMTYLSLSYDHRLVDGADAARYLTAVKAILEAGEFEVDLGL; this is encoded by the coding sequence ATGTCGGTTTCCGTAACCCTGCCGGCGCTCGGCGAGAGCGTCACCGAGGGCACTGTCACCCGCTGGCTGAAGGCCGAGGGCGAGCGCGTCGAGGCCGACGAGCCGCTGCTGGAGGTGTCGACGGACAAGGTCGACACGGAGATTCCGGCGCCCGCGTCCGGTGTCCTCGCCTCCATCAAGGTCGCCGAGGACGAGACCGTCGAGGTCGGCGCCGAGCTGGCCGTCATCGACGACGGTTCGGGCGCCCCGGCCGCCGAGGCCGCCCCCGCCGCCGAGGCCGCTCCGGCTCCGGCGCAGGAGGCCCCGGCGCAGGAGGCCCCGCAGGCCGCGCCGTCCACCGAGGCGGAGGCCCCGGCCCCCGCCCCGACCGCCGAGGCCGCCGCCGGCGGCGGTTCGGCCGAGGGCACCGACGTCGTGCTGCCCGCGCTGGGCGAGTCGGTCACCGAGGGCACCGTGACCCGCTGGCTGAAGGAGGTCGGCGAGGAGGTCGCGGAGGACGAGCCGCTGCTCGAGGTCTCCACGGACAAGGTCGACACTGAGATCCCCGCTCCGGCCGCCGGTGTGCTGCTGGAGATCGTGGTCGGTGAGGACGAGACCGCCGAGGTCGGCGCCAAGCTGGCCGTCATCGGCGCGAAGGGTGCGGCCCCGGCCGCCGCCCCGGCGCAGGAGGCCCCCAAGCAGGAAGCCCCGGCTCAGGAGGCCCCGAAGCAGGAGGCTCCCCAGCAGGAGGCCCCGGCGCCCGCCCCGGCTCCGGCGCAGCCCGCGCCCGCCGCCCCGGCGCCGCAGGCCGCGCCCGCCACGCCCGCGCCCGCCCCCGCTGCCGCACAGCCGGCGGAGGACGGCGCGTACGTGACGCCGCTGGTCCGCAAGCTGGCCGCGGAGAACGGTGTCGACCTGGCGTCCGTCAAGGGCACCGGCGTCGGTGGCCGTATCCGCAAGCAGGACGTCGTCGCGGCCGCCGAGGCCGCGAAGGCCGCCGCCGCTGCCCCGGCTCCGGCCGCGGCCGCCCCGGCCGCCGCCAAGGCCCCGGCCCTGGAGACGTCCCCGCTGCGCGGGCAGACGGTCAAGATGACCCGCATGCGCAAGGTCATCGGCGACAACATGATGAAGGCGCTGCACTCGCAGGCCCAGCTGACCTCGGTCGTCGAGGTCGACATCACCAAGCTGATGAAGCTGCGCGGCCGCGCGAAGGACGCGTTCGCCGCCCGTGAGGGCGTCAAGCTCTCCCCGATGCCGTTCTTCGTGAAGGCGGCGGCCCAGGCGCTGAAGGCCCACCCGGTCATCAACGCCCGGATCAACGAGGACGAGGGCACGATCACGTACTTCGACTCGGAGAACATCGGCATCGCCGTGGACTCCGAGAAGGGCCTGATGACCCCGGTCATCAAGAACGCGGGCGACCTGAACATCGCCGGCATCTCCAAGGCCACCGCCGAGCTGGCCGGCAAGGTCCGCGGCAACAAGATCACTCCGGACGAGCTGTCCGGCGCGACCTTCACGATCAGCAACACCGGCTCGCGCGGTGCGCTGTTCGACACGGTCATCGTGCCGCCGAACCAGGTCGCCATCCTGGGCATCGGCGCCACCGTCAAGCGTCCGGTGGTCATCAACCACCCGGACCTGGGCGAGACCATCGCGGTCCGCGACATGACGTACCTGTCGCTGTCCTACGACCACCGCCTGGTGGACGGTGCCGACGCGGCCCGGTACCTGACGGCCGTCAAGGCCATCCTGGAGGCCGGCGAGTTCGAGGTCGACCTCGGCCTGTAA
- the lpdA gene encoding dihydrolipoyl dehydrogenase: MANDASTVFDLVILGGGSGGYAAALRGAQLGLDVALIEKNKLGGTCLHNGCIPTKALLHAGEIADQAREADQFGVLTTFEGIDIKAVHKYKDDVISGLYKGLQGLVASRKVTYIEGEGRLSSPTSVDVNGQRVEGRHVLLATGSVPKSLPGLEIDGNRIISSDHALTLDRVPESAIILGGGVIGVEFASAWKSFGTDVTVIEGLKHLVPVEDENSSKLLERAFRKRGIKFNLGTFFQSAEYTDNGVKVTLADGKTFEAEVLLVAIGRGPVSAGLGYEEQGVAMDRGYVLVDEYMRTNVPTVSAVGDLVPTLQLAHVGFAEGILVAERLAGLKTVPIDYDGVPRVTYCHPEVASVGITEAKAKEIYGADKVVALKYNLAGNGKSKILKTAGEIKLVQVKDGAVVGVHMVGDRMGEQVGEAQLIYNWEALPAEVAQLIHAHPTQNEALGEAHLALAGKPLHSHD, translated from the coding sequence GTGGCGAACGACGCCAGCACCGTTTTCGACCTAGTGATCCTCGGCGGTGGCAGTGGCGGGTACGCCGCGGCCCTGCGGGGTGCGCAGCTGGGCCTGGACGTCGCACTGATCGAGAAGAACAAGCTCGGCGGCACCTGCCTGCACAACGGCTGCATTCCCACCAAGGCCCTGCTCCACGCCGGTGAGATCGCGGACCAGGCCCGTGAGGCCGACCAGTTCGGTGTGCTCACCACCTTCGAGGGCATCGACATCAAGGCCGTCCACAAGTACAAGGACGATGTGATCTCCGGCCTGTACAAGGGCCTGCAGGGTCTCGTCGCCTCGCGCAAGGTGACGTACATCGAGGGTGAGGGCCGGCTGTCCTCCCCCACCTCCGTCGACGTGAACGGCCAGCGGGTCGAGGGCCGCCACGTCCTCCTCGCCACGGGTTCGGTGCCGAAGTCCCTGCCGGGCCTGGAGATCGACGGCAACCGCATCATCTCCTCGGACCACGCGCTGACGCTGGACCGGGTGCCGGAGTCCGCGATCATCCTGGGCGGCGGCGTCATCGGCGTCGAGTTCGCCTCGGCGTGGAAGTCCTTCGGCACGGACGTCACGGTCATCGAGGGCCTGAAGCACCTCGTCCCGGTCGAGGACGAGAACAGCTCGAAGCTTCTTGAGCGCGCCTTCCGCAAGCGCGGCATCAAGTTCAACCTCGGTACGTTCTTCCAGAGCGCCGAGTACACCGACAACGGCGTCAAGGTCACCCTGGCGGACGGCAAGACCTTCGAGGCCGAGGTGCTGCTCGTCGCCATCGGCCGCGGCCCGGTCTCGGCGGGACTCGGGTACGAGGAGCAGGGCGTCGCGATGGACCGCGGCTACGTCCTGGTCGACGAGTACATGCGGACGAACGTGCCGACGGTCTCGGCCGTCGGTGACCTGGTCCCGACGCTCCAGCTCGCGCACGTCGGCTTCGCCGAGGGCATCCTGGTGGCGGAGCGTCTGGCCGGTCTGAAGACCGTTCCGATCGACTACGACGGCGTGCCCCGGGTGACGTACTGCCACCCCGAGGTCGCCTCCGTCGGCATCACCGAGGCGAAGGCCAAGGAGATCTACGGCGCGGACAAGGTCGTCGCCCTGAAGTACAACCTCGCGGGCAACGGCAAGAGCAAGATCCTGAAGACCGCGGGCGAGATCAAGCTCGTCCAGGTCAAGGACGGTGCCGTGGTCGGCGTCCACATGGTCGGTGACCGCATGGGCGAGCAGGTCGGCGAAGCGCAGCTGATCTACAACTGGGAGGCGCTGCCGGCCGAGGTCGCGCAGCTCATCCACGCCCACCCGACGCAGAACGAGGCGCTCGGCGAGGCGCACCTGGCGCTGGCCGGCAAGCCCCTCCACTCCCACGACTGA
- a CDS encoding GNAT family N-acetyltransferase, giving the protein MTTPHIRPARQEDADALARLDRDTWSPLHAVQPRPQPPYDPFFDSSHRPDDYLVAEADGRPAGYVRLVPPTRLACNAHVRQIQGLAVADWARGRGLARALLRAACEEALRQGATRITLRVLGHNKPARTLYASEGFAVEGVLPGEFFLDGRYVDDVFMGRALV; this is encoded by the coding sequence ATGACGACCCCGCACATACGCCCGGCGCGCCAGGAGGACGCTGACGCCCTCGCGCGGCTCGACCGCGACACCTGGTCGCCGCTGCACGCCGTACAGCCGCGGCCGCAGCCGCCGTACGACCCGTTCTTCGACTCCAGCCACCGCCCGGACGACTACCTCGTGGCCGAGGCCGACGGGCGGCCCGCCGGATACGTACGGCTCGTGCCCCCCACGCGCCTCGCGTGCAACGCGCACGTACGGCAGATCCAGGGGCTCGCCGTCGCCGACTGGGCGCGCGGCCGGGGCCTCGCGCGGGCCCTGCTGCGGGCGGCCTGCGAGGAGGCGCTCCGCCAGGGCGCCACCCGGATCACCCTGCGCGTCCTCGGCCACAACAAGCCCGCGCGCACCCTCTACGCGTCGGAGGGGTTCGCCGTCGAGGGCGTCCTGCCGGGGGAGTTCTTCCTGGACGGGCGGTACGTCGACGACGTCTTCATGGGGCGCGCCCTGGTCTGA
- a CDS encoding DUF4240 domain-containing protein — protein MDETEFWEIIDTTREAAEGDPEDHAELLVERLLQLDPDSVLDFARHFEARYNRAYTWDLWGAAAVLLGGASDDAFDYFRCWLIGQGREVFEGAVHEPDALAELLDDFDEEIDGDGEELGYAADEAYEQLTGVVAPDLGIAPQAPEPAGTPFDFDDDAGLEERFPRLWDRFGV, from the coding sequence ATGGACGAGACGGAGTTCTGGGAGATCATCGACACCACCCGCGAGGCCGCCGAGGGCGACCCGGAGGACCACGCCGAGCTGCTCGTGGAGCGGCTGCTCCAGCTCGACCCCGACTCCGTGCTCGACTTCGCGCGGCACTTCGAGGCCCGCTACAACCGCGCGTACACCTGGGACCTGTGGGGTGCGGCGGCCGTGTTGCTGGGCGGCGCGAGCGACGACGCCTTCGACTACTTCCGCTGCTGGCTGATCGGCCAGGGCCGGGAGGTGTTCGAGGGGGCGGTGCACGAACCGGACGCGCTGGCGGAGCTGCTGGACGACTTCGACGAGGAGATCGACGGGGACGGCGAGGAGCTGGGGTACGCGGCGGACGAGGCGTACGAGCAGCTCACCGGCGTCGTCGCACCCGATCTGGGGATCGCGCCCCAGGCCCCGGAGCCGGCGGGCACCCCGTTCGACTTCGACGACGACGCGGGCCTGGAGGAGCGCTTCCCCCGGCTCTGGGACCGGTTCGGGGTGTGA
- a CDS encoding GntR family transcriptional regulator, whose product MTPPVVHSLREQIREHIVEGIVSGRWKPGERIVERRIATELAVSQTPVREALRELESLRLIESAPNKGVRVRNLTAADLEESYPVRAGLEQIAAELAAGRLGEDCSALEPHVAALYEADARADGTAQVRHTVGFHRELVRAAHNSVLLHTWEGLGIEVFTALSIRWLGTVQKSYAEEHEELVQAFRRGDPRIGVLVKEHVLGCAPRA is encoded by the coding sequence ATGACCCCGCCCGTCGTCCACTCGCTGCGCGAGCAGATCCGCGAGCACATCGTGGAGGGCATCGTCAGCGGCCGCTGGAAGCCGGGGGAGCGGATCGTCGAGCGGCGCATCGCCACCGAGCTGGCGGTCAGCCAGACCCCGGTGCGCGAGGCGCTGCGCGAGCTGGAGAGCCTGCGGCTGATCGAGTCGGCGCCCAACAAGGGCGTCCGGGTGCGCAACCTGACCGCGGCGGACCTGGAGGAGAGCTACCCGGTGCGGGCGGGCCTGGAGCAGATCGCCGCCGAGCTGGCGGCCGGCCGGCTGGGCGAGGACTGCTCGGCCCTGGAGCCCCACGTGGCGGCCCTGTACGAGGCGGACGCGCGGGCGGACGGTACGGCGCAGGTGCGCCACACGGTGGGCTTCCACCGCGAGCTGGTGCGGGCGGCGCACAACAGCGTGCTGCTGCACACCTGGGAGGGCCTCGGCATCGAGGTCTTCACGGCACTGTCGATCCGCTGGCTCGGCACCGTACAGAAGTCGTACGCGGAGGAGCACGAGGAGCTCGTCCAGGCCTTCCGCCGCGGCGACCCCCGGATCGGCGTCCTGGTGAAGGAACACGTCCTCGGCTGCGCCCCGCGCGCCTGA
- a CDS encoding helix-turn-helix transcriptional regulator → MRAARLIKMVLLLQSRPSMTAAELARELEVSERTITRDALALSEAGVPVYADRGRAGGYRLIGGYRTRLTGLARSEAEALFLSGVPGALRQMGLDDAASAARLKVSAALLPSLRDAPSSAAQRFHLDAPGWYQEPRTPELLPVLAEAVWDDRTVSVRYRRGARAARRDVERELEPYGLVLKAGVWYLCARAGTSFRVYRVDRFTAVTPVEERFSRDEGFDLPAFWEERAAEFARSILRAEAVVRLTEAGARSLPHVTDRAAAQEALAAAGPPDAEGRVTVTLPVESDEVAYAQLLPLGPEAEVLEPRSLRALFADAATRLARLYG, encoded by the coding sequence ATGCGCGCTGCCCGCCTGATCAAGATGGTGCTCCTGCTCCAGTCCCGTCCGTCCATGACGGCCGCCGAGCTGGCGCGCGAGCTGGAGGTGTCCGAGCGGACCATCACCCGGGACGCGCTCGCCCTGTCGGAGGCCGGGGTGCCGGTGTACGCCGACCGGGGCCGGGCGGGCGGCTACCGGCTGATCGGCGGCTACCGGACGCGCCTGACGGGACTCGCGCGCAGCGAGGCGGAGGCGTTGTTCCTGTCGGGGGTGCCGGGGGCGCTGCGGCAGATGGGGCTTGACGACGCGGCGTCGGCGGCCCGGCTGAAGGTCTCGGCGGCGCTGCTGCCGTCGCTGCGGGACGCGCCGTCCTCGGCGGCGCAGCGGTTCCACCTGGACGCGCCCGGCTGGTACCAGGAGCCCCGGACGCCCGAGCTGCTGCCGGTCCTGGCGGAGGCGGTGTGGGACGACCGGACAGTGTCGGTGCGCTACCGCCGCGGGGCCCGGGCGGCGCGGCGGGACGTGGAGCGGGAGCTGGAGCCGTACGGGCTCGTGCTGAAGGCGGGCGTCTGGTACCTGTGCGCCCGCGCCGGGACGTCCTTCCGCGTCTACCGGGTGGACCGTTTCACCGCCGTCACGCCCGTGGAGGAGCGGTTCTCGCGGGACGAGGGGTTCGACCTGCCGGCGTTCTGGGAGGAGCGGGCGGCTGAGTTCGCGCGGTCCATCCTGCGGGCGGAGGCGGTGGTGCGGCTGACGGAGGCGGGCGCGCGGAGCCTGCCGCACGTGACGGACCGGGCCGCCGCCCAAGAGGCCCTGGCGGCGGCCGGCCCGCCGGACGCGGAGGGCCGGGTGACGGTGACCCTGCCGGTGGAGTCGGACGAGGTCGCCTACGCCCAGCTGCTGCCGCTCGGGCCCGAGGCGGAGGTGCTGGAGCCGCGGTCGCTGCGGGCACTGTTCGCGGACGCGGCGACCCGGCTGGCCCGGCTCTACGGGTAG
- a CDS encoding SDR family oxidoreductase, with protein sequence MTNDTPQRTPLAGTIALVAGATRGAGRAIAVQLGAAGATVYVTGRTTRTRVSEVGRPTETVEETAELVTAAGGEGIAVPTDHLVPDEVRALVTRIDRERGRLDVLVNSLWGGDHLIPWGRKMWDTDLEQGLRMLELGVRSHVITSSCALPLLVRNPGGLVVEMTDGTSEYNARFRENFYFDLAKNAPLRMAFSLGEDLKEVGGTAVALSPGYLRSEMMLDIYGVTEENWRDAVAREPHFAIAESPAYVGRAVAALAADPGRHRWNGRSLSSGQLAREYGFTDTDGSRPDGWAYFIDVVHGGKDATADDYR encoded by the coding sequence ATGACGAACGACACGCCTCAGCGCACCCCCCTCGCCGGAACGATCGCCCTCGTCGCGGGCGCCACGCGTGGCGCGGGCCGCGCCATCGCCGTACAGCTCGGCGCCGCCGGAGCGACGGTGTACGTCACCGGCCGCACCACCCGGACCCGTGTCAGCGAGGTGGGGCGGCCCACCGAGACCGTGGAGGAGACCGCCGAGCTCGTCACGGCGGCGGGCGGCGAGGGCATCGCCGTGCCCACCGACCACCTCGTGCCCGACGAGGTGCGCGCGCTGGTCACCCGTATCGACCGCGAGCGGGGGCGGCTCGACGTCCTCGTCAACAGCCTGTGGGGAGGCGACCACCTCATCCCCTGGGGCAGGAAGATGTGGGACACCGACCTGGAGCAGGGCCTGCGGATGCTGGAACTGGGCGTCCGCAGCCACGTCATCACCAGCAGCTGCGCGCTTCCGCTGCTGGTCCGGAACCCGGGAGGGCTGGTCGTGGAGATGACGGACGGGACGTCCGAGTACAACGCGCGGTTCCGTGAGAACTTCTACTTCGACCTCGCCAAGAACGCACCCCTGCGGATGGCCTTCAGCCTCGGGGAGGACCTGAAGGAGGTGGGCGGCACCGCGGTGGCGCTCAGCCCCGGTTACCTCCGCTCCGAGATGATGCTCGACATCTACGGTGTCACGGAGGAGAACTGGCGCGACGCCGTGGCCCGCGAGCCGCACTTCGCGATCGCCGAATCCCCGGCGTACGTCGGCCGGGCGGTCGCCGCGCTCGCCGCCGACCCCGGCCGGCACCGCTGGAACGGCCGGTCGCTGTCCAGCGGGCAGCTCGCCCGGGAGTACGGCTTCACCGACACCGACGGGTCGCGGCCCGACGGCTGGGCGTACTTCATCGACGTCGTCCACGGCGGCAAGGACGCCACCGCCGACGACTACCGGTAG
- the aceE gene encoding pyruvate dehydrogenase (acetyl-transferring), homodimeric type, giving the protein MTDPTRIQPSELDQLPDRDPEETAEWQASLDAVAKAAGPHRAAYLMRRTLERAEGAGLALPKLLETDYVNTIPTASEAGYGFDGDEEMEARITAWNRWNAAAMVSRGSKYGVGGHIATFASAAWLYETGFNHFFRGKEQDGSGDQLYIQGHASPGIYARAFLDGRLSEQHLDNFRQEAGGNGLPSYPHPRRLPWLWEFPTVSMGLGPLSAIYQARFNRYLTNRNIKDVSNSHVWAFLGDGEMDEPESTAALALAAREELDNLTFVINCNLQRLDGPVRANFKIVQELEAQFRGAGWNVVKSLWGTAWDELFQLDTTGALVRRLREVPDAQIQTYQTRDAAYIREDFFGKDPALAEMGRLLSDDKIIECFQYSRGGHEPRKVFAAYKAALSHKGAPTVILAQTVKGFTLGKGFESKNANHQMKKLSVDEFKGMRDLLGLPISDSDFTDGQVPYGHPGADSPEVRYLQERRAALGGPAPARRMHALDPLPAPADKTFAAFDKGSGSQSVATTMAFVRLMKDLIRDKQTGKRWVPIVPDEARTFGMESLFPSLGIYSPKGQTYEPVDRDQLMYYREAKDGQILNEGITEAGSMADFIAASTAYSTHGEQMIPFYIFYSMFGWQRTADQMWQLGDQLGRGFLVGATAGRTTLTGEGLQHADGHSPVIAATNPAALTYDPAFAYEVAVIVKDGLRRMYGETAPGEDPNVFYYLTVYNEPMPQPAKPEGVDEGIVKGLYRFKEGTAPAADAPRLQLLSSGTAIHWALKAQDMLAADWGVTADVWSATSWSELRRDALEADAALLRGEERVPYVRQALADAQGPVLAVTDYMRQVPDQIAQWVEQDYSSLGADGFGLSDTREAARRHFGVDAESVVVAALAQLAKRGEVPASLVKDARERYGL; this is encoded by the coding sequence ATGACCGACCCCACCCGCATCCAGCCGAGCGAGCTCGACCAGCTGCCGGACCGCGACCCCGAGGAGACCGCCGAGTGGCAGGCGTCCCTCGACGCCGTCGCCAAGGCCGCCGGGCCGCACCGCGCCGCGTACCTGATGCGACGCACCCTGGAGCGCGCCGAGGGCGCCGGTCTCGCGCTGCCCAAGCTGCTCGAAACCGACTACGTGAACACCATCCCCACCGCCTCCGAGGCCGGCTACGGCTTCGACGGCGACGAGGAGATGGAAGCGAGGATCACCGCCTGGAACCGCTGGAACGCGGCCGCCATGGTCTCCCGCGGCTCCAAGTACGGCGTCGGCGGCCACATCGCCACCTTCGCCTCCGCGGCCTGGCTCTACGAGACCGGCTTCAACCACTTCTTCCGCGGCAAGGAGCAGGACGGCTCCGGCGACCAGCTCTACATCCAGGGCCACGCCTCGCCCGGCATATACGCCCGCGCCTTCCTCGACGGCCGGCTGTCCGAGCAGCACCTGGACAACTTCCGCCAGGAGGCCGGCGGCAACGGCCTGCCGTCCTACCCGCACCCCCGCCGCCTGCCCTGGCTGTGGGAGTTCCCGACGGTGTCCATGGGCCTCGGCCCGCTGTCGGCGATCTACCAGGCGCGGTTCAACCGCTACCTGACCAACCGCAACATCAAGGACGTCTCGAACTCCCACGTGTGGGCGTTCCTCGGCGACGGCGAGATGGACGAGCCCGAGTCGACGGCGGCCCTCGCGCTCGCCGCCCGTGAGGAGCTCGACAACCTCACCTTCGTCATCAACTGCAACCTCCAGCGCCTCGACGGCCCCGTCCGCGCCAACTTCAAGATCGTGCAGGAGCTGGAGGCCCAGTTCCGCGGCGCCGGCTGGAACGTCGTGAAGTCGCTGTGGGGCACCGCCTGGGACGAGCTGTTCCAGCTCGACACCACCGGCGCGCTGGTACGCCGGCTGCGCGAGGTGCCGGACGCGCAGATCCAGACGTACCAGACCCGCGACGCGGCCTACATCCGCGAGGACTTCTTCGGCAAGGACCCCGCCCTCGCCGAGATGGGCCGGCTGCTGTCCGACGACAAGATCATCGAGTGCTTCCAGTACTCGCGCGGCGGCCACGAGCCCCGTAAGGTCTTCGCCGCGTACAAGGCCGCCCTCTCGCACAAGGGCGCGCCGACCGTGATCCTCGCCCAGACGGTGAAGGGCTTCACGCTCGGCAAGGGCTTCGAGTCCAAGAACGCCAACCACCAGATGAAGAAGCTCTCGGTGGACGAGTTCAAGGGCATGCGGGACCTGCTGGGCCTGCCGATCTCGGACAGCGACTTCACCGACGGCCAGGTGCCCTACGGCCACCCCGGCGCCGACTCCCCCGAGGTCCGCTACCTCCAGGAGCGCCGCGCGGCCCTCGGCGGCCCCGCCCCGGCGCGCCGGATGCACGCGCTGGACCCGCTGCCCGCGCCGGCCGACAAGACCTTCGCCGCCTTCGACAAGGGCTCCGGCTCGCAGTCGGTCGCGACGACCATGGCGTTCGTCCGTCTGATGAAGGACCTGATCCGCGACAAGCAGACCGGCAAGCGCTGGGTGCCGATCGTCCCCGACGAGGCCCGCACCTTCGGCATGGAGTCGCTGTTCCCGTCGCTCGGCATCTACTCGCCGAAGGGCCAGACGTACGAGCCGGTCGACCGCGACCAGCTGATGTACTACCGCGAGGCCAAGGACGGCCAGATCCTCAACGAGGGCATCACGGAGGCCGGCTCGATGGCCGACTTCATCGCCGCGTCGACCGCGTACTCCACGCACGGCGAGCAGATGATCCCGTTCTACATCTTCTACTCGATGTTCGGCTGGCAGCGGACGGCCGACCAGATGTGGCAGCTCGGCGACCAGCTCGGGCGCGGCTTCCTCGTCGGCGCCACCGCCGGCCGCACCACGCTGACCGGTGAGGGCCTCCAGCACGCCGACGGCCACTCCCCCGTCATCGCGGCGACGAACCCGGCGGCGCTGACGTACGACCCGGCGTTCGCCTACGAGGTCGCGGTGATCGTCAAGGACGGCCTGCGCCGGATGTACGGCGAGACGGCACCGGGCGAGGACCCGAACGTCTTCTACTACCTGACCGTCTACAACGAGCCGATGCCGCAGCCGGCCAAGCCCGAGGGCGTGGACGAGGGCATCGTCAAGGGCCTGTACCGCTTCAAGGAGGGCACCGCCCCGGCGGCGGACGCCCCGCGCCTCCAGCTGCTGTCCTCCGGCACGGCGATCCACTGGGCGCTCAAGGCGCAGGACATGCTGGCCGCCGACTGGGGCGTGACCGCCGACGTGTGGTCCGCGACCTCCTGGTCGGAGCTGCGGCGCGACGCGCTGGAGGCCGACGCGGCGCTGCTGCGCGGCGAGGAGCGCGTGCCGTACGTGCGCCAGGCGCTGGCCGACGCGCAGGGCCCGGTGCTGGCGGTCACCGACTACATGCGCCAGGTCCCGGACCAGATCGCGCAGTGGGTCGAGCAGGACTACAGCTCGCTCGGTGCCGACGGGTTCGGCCTGTCGGACACCCGCGAGGCGGCCCGCCGCCACTTCGGCGTGGACGCCGAGTCCGTGGTGGTCGCCGCGCTGGCGCAGCTCGCCAAGCGCGGTGAGGTCCCGGCCTCCCTGGTGAAGGACGCCCGCGAGCGCTACGGCCTGTAG